From one Bacillus sp. FJAT-42376 genomic stretch:
- a CDS encoding DUF1002 domain-containing protein: MKKVFAAMLAACMIAVPQIGLADSAVGDVIITLGENLTPQQKQTVLQDLNAPENAQTVTVSNQEEHKYLGQYIPKSQIGTKALSSSSITIEKAGSGLEVKTKNINVITDEMYLNALMTAGVKDATVQVTAPIEVSGTAALTGLIKAYEVSTDKVIPEDVKQVANEELVTTSKLGQKHGEENASALMAKVKEEVAKNGVPANDDELRTMIENAAKELGITLTENEINSLISLFNKMKDANVDWNQVSQQLDQAKEKITKYLNSEEGQNFIDQVIQFFAALWNAIVSIFSGGSQQNG, encoded by the coding sequence GGCAGATTCAGCTGTAGGGGATGTAATTATTACGCTTGGAGAGAACCTGACTCCTCAGCAAAAGCAAACCGTTTTACAGGATTTAAATGCTCCAGAGAACGCACAGACTGTAACGGTTTCCAATCAGGAGGAACATAAATATCTCGGCCAGTATATACCGAAAAGCCAAATTGGAACAAAGGCACTTTCCTCTTCCTCGATTACGATCGAAAAGGCAGGATCCGGCCTGGAAGTGAAAACGAAAAACATTAATGTGATTACAGATGAAATGTACTTGAACGCTCTAATGACGGCAGGCGTAAAAGACGCTACCGTTCAGGTAACCGCGCCAATTGAAGTATCGGGAACCGCTGCGCTTACCGGCTTAATTAAAGCGTATGAAGTCAGCACCGATAAAGTCATTCCTGAAGATGTTAAACAAGTCGCAAACGAAGAACTGGTCACAACTTCTAAGCTTGGACAGAAACATGGAGAAGAAAACGCTTCTGCCCTTATGGCAAAAGTGAAAGAAGAAGTAGCTAAAAACGGAGTTCCGGCGAATGACGATGAGCTTCGGACCATGATTGAAAATGCTGCAAAGGAATTGGGCATTACCTTAACTGAGAACGAGATTAATAGTTTAATTTCATTATTCAATAAAATGAAGGATGCCAACGTCGACTGGAATCAAGTAAGCCAGCAGCTGGATCAGGCGAAAGAAAAGATTACGAAATACCTGAATTCAGAAGAAGGCCAGAACTTTATTGATCAGGTTATTCAATTCTTTGCAGCTCTCTGGAACGCAATTGTGTCCATTTTCAGCGGAGGCAGTCAGCAAAACGGATAA